GCGTGAGCCGTTCCTGCAGTTGGCCCGCGAAACCGGCTGCCCGTCCGTCATCCTCGTCTGCCATTGCGACCCGGCGTTGATCGATTCGCGCGTGAAGCAGCGCCAGAACGACGCCCACGACCCGTCGGAAGCGAGCCAAACCGTCGTACGCCGGCAACGGCCGGGATTTGAGCCGCCCGATGCCGCGGCAGCAACGCTGGTGATCGAGATCGATACGGGCCAACCACAGTCGCTTGACGAACTCGCCGTTCGCCTCCGCGCACTGCTCCCTCGCCCCACGCCGTGAATCCGGTTGGCTTGGGCTGGTTGGGGAAAGTGCCGTTACCCATGCAAGCCTGAAGCGGTTTCGGCCGTTGTCACATAACGCCTTTTCACCGCCCGTCATCGTGTCGCTGCGGCAAGGAAACCGTGCGCGAGTCAAATTGACTGACTGGCACCCTATGCTAGAGTGCCGGCGTCAAGATCGAACGCAAAGCACGGACTGGCTGGCGCCAGCCCGATTGACTCGAATCGGGACGGCATCTACTTAGAGGCGCCTGCCGGACCATGCGCATCCCGGAGCTGGAATGAAACGACGCGCCATCATCCTGTGGCTGCTTAATCTGCTGGTGCTGATCGGTGCCGCGGATGTCGCTGCAGCGCCATCCTGCGTCAATGATCTGCTCAATGGCGAACGCGACGTAACCACCACCGTCGATGTGCTGGCAAACGACACCGGGCTGGACCTGCCGCCCATCACGGTTACCATCGTCCAGCCGCCGTCCCAGGGCAGTGCCGCGGTCACGCCGGGCAACGCGATTGCCTTCACGCCACCCGCTGCAACCGGTGGAGCATTCACGATCGGCTACCAGGTCAGCGACGGCGCCAGCCTGACAGCCGAATGCACCGCGACAATCCTGGTCAACGACTTTCCCGTAGCGGTCGATGATCAGTTCGACGTGCCGATGTCCACGCCCTGGGCGCTGGCTGTCAGGCTCAACGACCAGAATCTCACCGATACGCCGATCAATATCGAGATTACCCGGCAACCTGACCACGGTGCCGTCGAGGTTGTGTTCAACCCGAGCAGCGGCTTTCCATTTATCGGTTACACCCCCAACACGGGCTATGCGGGTCCGGATTCGCTCGATTACCGCATTGTCGACTGCAATAGCGTGCTGGATGTTGGCGCAGATGGTTTCTGCACCAGTCCGCGTGATCCCAGCAACGTCGCCACGGTGACCATCAACGTCGTGAGCATTCCCATCGCGGGTGATGACGGCATCCCCTTCCCCATTCCGTTTCGAACCATCCGGAATCAGCCCATCACGATCGATGTGCTCGCGAATGACGAAGGGCTCGTCGACACGCCGATCACCGTCCGCATTGCCGAGGATGCCGAGGGCAATCCGCTGGTATTCAATGGGACAGCAGTCGTCAACTCAGATAACACGGTGACATTCACACCGAACCCGGATTTTGTCGGCCGGAATCCATCGCCCGGGGTGCTGCCCATCAAGGACGCCGTTGGCAGTTTTCAGCCTAATGAACTGGTCATCATCAGTGATCCGCGCGGTGACGCGACTGCGCTGATTGACAGCATCCTCGCCGACCGTCTGCTGATCGAGTTCTCTGATGTGTTTTTGACCCCGCTGACCATTACGGCCGGCAGCACAGTGACGGGCCTGTTTTCTGGCGCAACGGCCGTGGTCACCGACGGGTATGTGCCGGCCTGTCCGAACATCAACTGCATGCCGACCGACACCGGCTTCCTGTATCAGCTGGTAGATGGCGATGGCCAACCGGATGAGGTCGTCGGTGACGCTGCGGACCAGGATGACTCCCAGGGTGCCGTTGCCGTTGACGTCTTTCCGGGACGCACCACCGATACCGGCGGCTCCTCTCTCGGATGGGAACTGTTCGCCCTGCTTGCGGCCGCAGTCTTGCGTCCGCGGTGGACTGCCCGGGGCCGGAATCGAACCGGCACGATCCTTTAGGGATCAGCGGATTTTAAGTCCTAGTCCTATACGGTAAGATACTGACAATAATGAATAAACTGACGTTTGCCGAAATTTATGTGTAAGAGAATG
This genomic interval from Gammaproteobacteria bacterium contains the following:
- a CDS encoding Ig-like domain-containing protein, with translation MLIGAADVAAAPSCVNDLLNGERDVTTTVDVLANDTGLDLPPITVTIVQPPSQGSAAVTPGNAIAFTPPAATGGAFTIGYQVSDGASLTAECTATILVNDFPVAVDDQFDVPMSTPWALAVRLNDQNLTDTPINIEITRQPDHGAVEVVFNPSSGFPFIGYTPNTGYAGPDSLDYRIVDCNSVLDVGADGFCTSPRDPSNVATVTINVVSIPIAGDDGIPFPIPFRTIRNQPITIDVLANDEGLVDTPITVRIAEDAEGNPLVFNGTAVVNSDNTVTFTPNPDFVGRNPSPGVLPIKDAVGSFQPNELVIISDPRGDATALIDSILADRLLIEFSDVFLTPLTITAGSTVTGLFSGATAVVTDGYVPACPNINCMPTDTGFLYQLVDGDGQPDEVVGDAADQDDSQGAVAVDVFPGRTTDTGGSSLGWELFALLAAAVLRPRWTARGRNRTGTIL